Proteins co-encoded in one Sulfuricaulis limicola genomic window:
- a CDS encoding CTP synthase, whose translation MTKFVFVTGGVVSSLGKGIASASLGAILEARGLKVTLLKLDPYINVDPGTMSPFQHGEVFVTQDGAETDLDLGHYERFVRTTMTKRNNFTTGKIYENVIRKERRGDYLGATVQVIPHITDEIKRCIQQGAGDADVALVEIGGTVGDIESQPFVEAIRQMGVEHGHSNVVYLHLTLVPYIAAAGELKTKPTQHSVKELLSLGIQPDILLCRAERPLPEDERRKIALFTNVPTRAVITALDVDNIYKIPRLLHEQGLDEIVVEKLHLNARRANLAEWDKVVHAMGNPTGEITVAMVGKYMHLTESYKSLSEALKHAGLHTLTRVNIRYVDSEQIDAQGTAQLEDVDAILVPGGFGERGIEGKIKTVNFARIKGIPYLGICLGMQVAAIEFARNVAGLKGAHSTEFNPKSPHPVIAMITEWTTSEGGKEKRREGDDLGGTMRLGGQECRLMPGTHVRGLYGKDSVIERHRHRYEFNNHYRDVLQEKGLVIAGTSMDNMLVEIIELKDHPWFVGVQFHPEFTSTPRDGHPLFIGYVQAARARHAQDVPRTQAAAT comes from the coding sequence ATGACCAAATTTGTCTTTGTGACCGGCGGTGTCGTGTCCTCTCTGGGCAAAGGCATCGCCTCCGCTTCGCTGGGCGCTATCCTCGAAGCCCGCGGCCTCAAGGTTACCCTTCTCAAGCTTGATCCCTATATTAATGTCGATCCGGGCACCATGAGCCCGTTTCAGCACGGTGAGGTATTTGTCACCCAGGATGGCGCCGAAACCGACCTGGATCTTGGGCATTACGAGCGCTTTGTGCGCACCACCATGACCAAGCGCAACAATTTCACCACCGGCAAAATCTACGAAAATGTCATCCGCAAGGAACGCCGGGGCGATTATCTGGGTGCCACGGTGCAGGTGATTCCGCATATCACGGACGAGATCAAGCGCTGCATCCAGCAGGGCGCCGGCGACGCCGACGTAGCCCTGGTCGAGATCGGCGGTACCGTGGGCGACATCGAATCGCAGCCGTTCGTCGAGGCGATACGCCAGATGGGGGTGGAGCACGGGCACAGTAACGTCGTGTATCTGCATTTGACGCTGGTGCCGTACATCGCGGCGGCCGGTGAGCTCAAAACCAAGCCCACCCAGCATTCGGTCAAGGAACTGCTGTCGCTCGGTATTCAGCCGGATATCCTGCTGTGCCGCGCGGAACGCCCGCTGCCGGAGGATGAGCGTCGCAAGATAGCCTTGTTCACCAACGTGCCCACGCGCGCGGTTATCACGGCGCTCGACGTGGACAACATTTACAAGATTCCGCGGCTGCTGCACGAGCAGGGGCTGGACGAGATCGTCGTGGAAAAACTTCACCTCAACGCGCGCCGCGCCAACCTGGCGGAATGGGACAAGGTGGTCCACGCCATGGGGAACCCGACCGGCGAAATCACCGTGGCCATGGTCGGCAAGTACATGCACCTCACGGAATCCTACAAATCATTGTCGGAGGCACTGAAGCACGCCGGCCTGCACACGCTGACACGCGTCAATATCCGCTACGTCGATTCCGAGCAGATCGATGCGCAGGGCACGGCCCAGCTGGAAGACGTTGACGCGATCCTGGTGCCGGGTGGTTTCGGCGAGCGCGGCATCGAAGGCAAGATCAAGACCGTCAATTTCGCGCGCATCAAGGGCATCCCCTATCTGGGCATCTGTCTCGGCATGCAGGTGGCCGCGATCGAATTCGCGCGCAATGTCGCCGGTCTCAAGGGCGCGCACAGCACCGAATTCAACCCCAAGTCGCCGCACCCCGTGATCGCCATGATCACGGAATGGACGACGTCGGAGGGCGGCAAGGAGAAGCGTCGCGAAGGCGATGACCTGGGCGGCACCATGCGCCTGGGCGGCCAGGAATGCCGGCTGATGCCCGGAACCCATGTGCGCGGCCTGTATGGCAAGGACTCCGTGATCGAGCGGCATCGTCACCGTTACGAATTCAACAATCACTACCGCGATGTCTTGCAGGAGAAGGGGTTGGTGATCGCCGGCACTTCCATGGATAATATGCTGGTGGAAATTATCGAGCTCAAGGATCATCCCTGGTTTGTCGGCGTGCAGTTTCACCCTGAATTCACCTCGACGCCCCGTGACGGTCATCCGCTGTTCATCGGGTATGTTCAGGCCGCGCGCGCACGCCATGCCCAGGACGTGCCGCGCACGCAGGCCGCCGCCACATGA
- the tilS gene encoding tRNA lysidine(34) synthetase TilS has translation MSGTTPVFSPAALADVLRRLGLSSATPLTVAFSGGLDSCVLLHALAGLRESLALTLRAVHVDHGLHPHSADWSRQVQQTCARLNIPCTVECVQVTQIRGHGLEDAARRARYAALARHVGPGEVLLTAHQADDQAETVLLQLLRGTGVHGLAAMPAVVPFHRGRLARPLLDFTREQLAAWAAREGLEWIEDSSNQDLRFARNFLRHRVFPLLEAHWPEASRRIARSAGMAAEAVELLDELAESDWNLCRGTEEGRLSVGALRGLSPPRSRNLVRYWLRRQGFQAPTAMHLDQVLAQVARDPASKQAVIRWPGAEVCRYRDELTARKPRREPDSTLRLHWNPADTLEIPGVGRLRAEPARGDGLSQERIERAPLVVGLRQGGEICRLPGRAHHHKLKKLLQEAGIPPWERRRLPLVYVDGELAAIGDRWVCEPYVAHGDEPGWKLRLELIS, from the coding sequence ATGTCGGGAACGACGCCCGTCTTTTCGCCCGCGGCACTGGCGGACGTCCTGCGCCGCCTCGGTCTGTCCTCCGCCACACCCCTGACGGTCGCCTTCAGCGGCGGTCTTGATTCCTGCGTTCTTCTGCATGCGCTTGCCGGTCTGCGTGAATCGCTGGCGTTGACGTTGCGCGCGGTGCATGTTGACCACGGCCTGCACCCGCATTCGGCGGATTGGTCCAGACAGGTACAACAGACCTGCGCGCGCCTGAATATTCCCTGCACGGTGGAATGTGTCCAGGTGACGCAGATCCGCGGACATGGGCTGGAGGACGCGGCGCGGCGCGCGCGCTATGCCGCTCTCGCGCGGCATGTCGGGCCGGGCGAGGTTCTGCTCACGGCGCATCAGGCGGACGATCAGGCCGAGACTGTCTTGTTGCAGCTGTTGCGCGGGACCGGGGTGCACGGCCTGGCGGCCATGCCGGCCGTGGTGCCGTTTCACCGGGGCCGGCTGGCGCGGCCCTTGCTGGATTTTACCCGGGAGCAGTTGGCGGCCTGGGCCGCGCGCGAAGGCCTGGAATGGATCGAAGACAGCAGCAATCAGGACCTGCGGTTCGCGCGCAATTTCCTGCGTCACCGGGTGTTCCCCCTGCTGGAAGCGCATTGGCCCGAGGCCTCGCGCCGGATCGCGCGTTCGGCGGGCATGGCGGCGGAGGCCGTGGAACTGCTGGACGAACTGGCTGAATCGGACTGGAATCTCTGTCGCGGCACGGAGGAGGGGAGGCTGTCGGTCGGCGCCCTGCGCGGGCTGTCCCCGCCGCGGAGCCGCAATCTCGTGCGTTACTGGCTGCGCCGGCAGGGCTTTCAGGCGCCCACGGCCATGCATCTGGATCAGGTGCTGGCACAGGTCGCGCGCGACCCTGCCTCGAAACAGGCCGTGATCCGCTGGCCGGGAGCCGAGGTGTGCCGCTATCGCGATGAACTCACGGCGCGCAAACCGCGTCGCGAGCCGGATTCCACTTTACGGCTTCATTGGAACCCGGCGGACACGCTGGAAATTCCCGGCGTCGGGCGGCTGCGAGCGGAACCCGCGCGTGGCGACGGTTTATCGCAGGAGCGTATCGAGCGCGCGCCACTCGTCGTCGGGCTGCGCCAGGGCGGAGAGATTTGCCGTCTGCCCGGTCGCGCGCATCATCACAAGCTCAAGAAGCTGCTGCAGGAGGCCGGCATCCCGCCGTGGGAGCGCCGGCGCCTGCCGCTGGTGTACGTTGATGGCGAGTTGGCCGCCATCGGCGATCGCTGGGTTTGCGAGCCGTATGTCGCGCACGGTGATGAGCCGGGGTGGAAATTGCGATTGGAGTTGATTTCTTGA
- a CDS encoding acetyl-CoA carboxylase carboxyltransferase subunit alpha, with protein sequence MNQNYLEFEQSIADLEAKIEALRYADKGGAININEEINKLSAKSRKLTESIFHALTPWQISQLARHPLRPYTLDYLALAFTDFEELHGDRAFSDDPAIVGGLARLDGRPVVVIGHQKGRDTREKVRRNFGMPRPEGYRKALRLMRLAERFHLPLITLIDTPGAYPGVGAEERGQSEAIARNLYEMARLHTPIVSVVIGEGGSGGALAIGVCDRLMMLQYSTYSVISPEGCASILWRSADKAAEAAQAMGITADSLSRQGLVDEIVAEPLGGAHRDMEAMAKILKSSLIAALDNLNSVPLERLLERRYDRLMHYGEFEEH encoded by the coding sequence ATGAATCAGAATTATCTCGAATTCGAACAGTCCATCGCCGATCTGGAGGCCAAGATCGAAGCGCTGCGTTACGCCGACAAGGGCGGGGCGATCAATATCAACGAGGAGATCAACAAGCTCAGCGCCAAAAGCCGCAAGCTGACTGAATCCATTTTTCACGCGCTGACGCCGTGGCAGATCTCGCAGCTGGCGCGCCATCCCCTGCGTCCCTATACGCTGGATTATCTGGCGCTTGCTTTCACCGACTTCGAGGAACTGCACGGCGATCGTGCCTTCTCCGACGACCCGGCGATCGTCGGCGGTCTGGCGCGGCTCGATGGACGCCCGGTGGTGGTCATCGGACACCAGAAAGGGCGCGACACGCGCGAGAAGGTGCGGCGCAATTTCGGCATGCCGCGCCCGGAAGGTTACCGCAAGGCGCTGCGCCTGATGCGCCTGGCCGAGCGTTTTCATCTCCCGCTGATCACGCTGATCGACACCCCCGGCGCCTATCCCGGCGTGGGCGCGGAAGAACGCGGCCAGAGCGAGGCCATCGCGCGCAATCTCTATGAAATGGCGCGGCTGCACACGCCCATCGTGAGCGTCGTCATCGGCGAGGGCGGTTCCGGTGGCGCCCTGGCCATCGGCGTGTGCGACCGGCTGATGATGTTGCAGTATTCGACCTATTCCGTGATTTCGCCCGAAGGCTGCGCTTCCATCCTGTGGCGTTCCGCCGACAAGGCAGCAGAAGCGGCGCAGGCCATGGGAATTACCGCCGACAGCCTGAGTCGCCAGGGCCTGGTGGATGAGATCGTGGCGGAACCCCTGGGCGGCGCGCATCGCGACATGGAAGCGATGGCCAAGATCCTCAAATCGTCCCTCATCGCCGCGCTGGATAACCTGAATTCAGTGCCGCTCGAGCGCCTGCTGGAGCGGCGCTACGATCGTTTGATGCACTACGGCGAATTTGAAGAGCATTGA
- the dnaE gene encoding DNA polymerase III subunit alpha has product MSRPFVHLRVHTEFSLADGIVRTDDLVKTAVRHGMPAVAVTDLANLFGVVKFYQAACAAGVKPLIGADVWLENPADPHKPHRLVLLCQNTEGYRRLCRLLTRAYVEGQHSGRPCLAKSWLEAPMSGLIALSGAHEGDIGQALLSGNVAHADELAHAWQQWFPGCFYLELQRTGQPFQEDYNHAAVDLARRLSLPVVATNHVVFLQPDDFDAHEVRVCIQDGRVLTDTRRPRRYTPQQYFRSSEEMAELFQDIPEALDNTVEIARRCNLHLELGKYYLPAYPVPEGMTIDQLLRRDSEQGLEARLNLMPVETREAKRKLYTERLELELATIVKMGFPGYFLIVADFIQWAKQNGIPVGPGRGSGAGSLVAWSLGITELDPIKYDLLFERFLNPERVSLPDFDVDFCIEGRDRVIEYVNHKYGQDKVAQIITHGTMAAKAVVRDVGRVMDHPYGYVDKLAKLIPFEIGMTLERALEIEPQLAERYQKEDDVRDLLDTARVLEGLARSAGKHAAGVVIAPGPLTDYMPLYCEQGSTQTVTQFDMGDVEAIGLVKFDFLGLRNLTIIDKALKTINAGRAEKGEPPVVIEQLPIDDPATYALIKSARTTALFQLESRGMKDLIQRLQPDNFEEIVALVALFRPGPLQSGMVDDFINRKHKRTAIKYLHPSLEPILKPTYGVILYQEQVMQIAQVLSGYTLGGADLLRRAMGKKKPEEMAQQREGFVQGAVARSVSDKLATHIFDVIEKFAGYGFNRSHSAAYALIAYQTAWLKAHYPAAFMAAVLSSDMDKTDKVVTMMAECRDMKLNILPPDINRCEYHFVPVDDGTILYGLGAIKGLGAAAIEAILQERHREGPFRDLFDFCQRIDLRKVNRRVLESLIKAGALDGLGTHRAALMASLNAALAAADQHSRNLEAGQSDIFGATAAAPTEAHVYETVAEWSEEQRLDGERDTLGLYLTGHPIARYAEELKAITDATIAEIKPSSDSTLVVAGLVVAQRTMQTRRGDRMAFVTLDDRTGRLELAVFSDLYAQSRELLAKDTLLVVEGQVSVDEYTGGFKMSAEKLYNIDQARAAFSARLVIDVNAEQAGNGFVEELKEILRPAAQGKCPVYLHYRSPQAEAEIVLGDEWRISPTNNVLERLSRLAGESSVHLIYR; this is encoded by the coding sequence GTGAGCCGGCCCTTCGTCCATTTACGCGTCCATACCGAGTTTTCACTGGCAGACGGCATCGTCCGCACGGACGACCTGGTCAAAACCGCCGTCCGCCATGGCATGCCGGCCGTGGCCGTGACCGATCTGGCCAACCTTTTCGGGGTGGTCAAGTTCTATCAGGCCGCCTGCGCCGCCGGGGTCAAGCCCCTCATCGGCGCGGATGTGTGGCTGGAGAACCCCGCCGACCCGCACAAGCCGCATCGTCTGGTCTTGCTGTGCCAGAACACCGAAGGTTATAGACGTCTGTGCCGCTTGCTGACGCGCGCCTACGTGGAGGGCCAGCATTCCGGCCGGCCCTGTCTCGCCAAGTCCTGGCTGGAAGCGCCGATGTCGGGGCTGATCGCGCTGTCAGGCGCGCACGAGGGCGATATCGGTCAGGCGTTGCTCTCCGGCAATGTCGCGCACGCGGATGAGCTGGCGCATGCCTGGCAGCAATGGTTCCCCGGCTGCTTTTATCTGGAGCTGCAGCGTACCGGCCAGCCGTTTCAGGAAGATTACAATCACGCCGCGGTGGACCTGGCGCGCCGGCTGTCGCTGCCGGTGGTGGCGACGAATCACGTGGTGTTCCTGCAGCCGGACGATTTCGACGCGCACGAGGTCAGGGTCTGCATCCAGGACGGCCGCGTGCTGACCGACACCCGCCGCCCGCGCCGCTACACCCCGCAGCAGTATTTCCGCTCAAGCGAGGAGATGGCCGAGCTGTTCCAGGACATCCCCGAGGCCCTCGACAACACGGTGGAGATCGCGCGCCGCTGCAACCTGCATCTCGAGTTGGGCAAATATTACCTGCCGGCCTACCCGGTGCCGGAAGGTATGACCATCGACCAGCTGCTGCGGCGGGATTCGGAGCAGGGGCTGGAGGCGCGCCTGAATTTGATGCCGGTGGAGACGCGCGAGGCAAAGCGTAAACTTTACACCGAACGCTTGGAGCTGGAGCTGGCCACCATCGTCAAGATGGGATTTCCCGGTTACTTCCTGATCGTGGCCGACTTCATCCAGTGGGCCAAGCAGAATGGCATTCCGGTCGGTCCGGGGCGCGGCAGCGGCGCCGGGTCGCTGGTGGCCTGGAGTCTCGGCATCACCGAGCTCGATCCGATCAAGTACGACCTGCTGTTCGAACGTTTCCTGAACCCGGAACGCGTATCGCTGCCGGACTTCGACGTGGACTTCTGCATCGAAGGGCGAGATCGCGTGATCGAATACGTCAACCACAAGTACGGCCAGGACAAGGTGGCGCAGATCATCACCCACGGCACCATGGCGGCCAAGGCGGTGGTGCGCGACGTCGGGCGCGTCATGGATCATCCCTACGGTTACGTGGACAAGCTGGCGAAGCTCATTCCCTTCGAGATCGGCATGACGCTCGAGCGCGCGCTCGAAATCGAGCCGCAGCTGGCGGAGCGCTACCAGAAGGAAGATGACGTGCGCGACCTGCTGGACACGGCGCGGGTACTCGAAGGCCTGGCGCGCAGCGCCGGCAAGCACGCGGCGGGCGTGGTGATCGCGCCCGGTCCGCTCACGGATTACATGCCGCTCTACTGTGAACAGGGCAGCACCCAGACGGTCACCCAGTTCGACATGGGTGACGTCGAGGCCATCGGGCTGGTGAAGTTCGATTTTCTGGGGCTGCGCAACCTCACGATCATCGACAAGGCGCTCAAGACCATCAATGCCGGGCGCGCAGAGAAGGGCGAGCCACCGGTGGTCATCGAACAGCTGCCCATCGACGATCCCGCGACCTACGCGCTGATCAAGTCGGCGCGCACCACCGCGCTGTTCCAGCTGGAATCGCGCGGCATGAAGGACCTGATCCAGCGCCTGCAACCGGACAACTTCGAGGAGATCGTGGCGCTGGTGGCGCTGTTCCGGCCGGGGCCGCTGCAGTCCGGCATGGTGGACGACTTCATCAACCGCAAGCACAAGCGCACCGCCATCAAGTACCTGCATCCGAGCCTGGAACCGATTCTCAAGCCCACCTACGGCGTGATCCTGTACCAGGAGCAGGTGATGCAGATCGCGCAGGTGCTGTCGGGCTACACGCTCGGCGGCGCCGATCTGCTGCGCCGCGCCATGGGCAAGAAAAAACCGGAGGAGATGGCCCAGCAGCGCGAGGGCTTCGTGCAGGGCGCGGTCGCGCGCAGCGTGAGCGACAAGCTGGCGACGCATATCTTCGACGTCATCGAGAAGTTCGCCGGTTACGGCTTCAACCGCTCGCACTCGGCGGCCTATGCCCTGATCGCCTACCAGACGGCCTGGCTCAAGGCGCATTACCCGGCGGCGTTCATGGCCGCGGTGCTGTCGTCGGACATGGACAAGACCGACAAGGTCGTGACCATGATGGCCGAATGCCGCGACATGAAGCTGAACATCCTGCCGCCCGACATCAACCGCTGCGAATATCACTTCGTGCCGGTGGATGACGGCACGATTCTCTACGGCCTGGGCGCCATCAAGGGCCTGGGCGCAGCCGCCATCGAGGCCATCCTGCAGGAGCGCCATCGCGAAGGGCCGTTCAGGGACTTGTTCGATTTCTGCCAGCGCATCGACCTGCGCAAGGTCAACCGGCGCGTGCTTGAGTCGCTGATCAAGGCCGGCGCGCTCGACGGCCTCGGCACGCATCGCGCCGCCTTGATGGCCTCGCTCAACGCGGCGCTGGCCGCCGCCGACCAGCACAGTCGCAACCTCGAGGCCGGGCAGTCGGACATTTTCGGCGCCACCGCGGCCGCGCCCACGGAGGCGCATGTCTACGAAACCGTGGCCGAGTGGAGCGAGGAACAGCGCCTCGATGGCGAGCGGGATACGCTCGGCCTGTATCTCACCGGCCACCCGATCGCGCGCTACGCCGAGGAACTCAAGGCCATCACGGATGCCACCATTGCCGAGATCAAACCCTCCAGCGACAGCACCCTGGTGGTGGCGGGGCTGGTGGTGGCCCAGCGCACCATGCAGACCCGTCGCGGTGACCGCATGGCCTTCGTGACGCTCGACGATCGCACCGGGCGCCTGGAGCTCGCGGTGTTTTCCGATCTGTACGCGCAAAGCCGGGAGCTGCTGGCCAAGGACACCCTGTTGGTGGTGGAAGGCCAGGTGAGCGTGGATGAATACACCGGCGGATTCAAAATGTCCGCCGAGAAGCTCTATAATATTGATCAGGCCCGGGCCGCGTTCAGCGCGCGGCTGGTGATCGACGTCAATGCCGAGCAGGCGGGCAATGGTTTTGTCGAGGAGCTGAAGGAAATTCTCCGGCCCGCGGCGCAGGGCAAGTGCCCGGTGTATCTGCATTACCGGAGCCCGCAGGCGGAGGCCGAGATCGTGCTGGGCGATGAATGGCGCATCAGCCCGACGAACAACGTGCTGGAGCGCCTGTCGCGCCTGGCCGGTGAAAGCAGTGTGCATCTGATATATCGCTGA